The following are from one region of the Anguilla rostrata isolate EN2019 chromosome 7, ASM1855537v3, whole genome shotgun sequence genome:
- the LOC135258771 gene encoding serine/threonine-protein kinase B-raf-like, which yields MAALSSAESPPPVFNGDAMDRDPERERGLDELGAGLEPICSGGIPESQQDIPEEIWNIKQMIKLTQEHLEALLDKFGGEHNPPSIYLEAYEEYTSKLDALQQREQQLLEAIGNGTEFSCPPPTPALGPTPAPTPVPSLLEVNIGGAAGFSSTTSTLAVLQTPTDAARGNPKSPQKPIVRVFLPNKQRTVVPARCGMTVRDSLKKALMMRGLIPECCAVYRIQDGEKKPIGWDTDISWLTGEELHVEVLENVPLTTHNFVRKTFFTLAFCDFCRKLLFQGFRCQTCGYKFHQRCSTEVPLMCVNYDQLDLLLVSKFFEHHPITQEEACSEGTTPMSEVCPSLPPSDSTGSLCHSLASPSKSIPIPQGFRPGDEDHRNQFGQRDRSSSAPNVHINTIEPVNIDDLIRDHGLQKSDGGSTTGLSATPPASLPGSLTSVKSAQKSPSQPRERKSSSSSSSSEDRNKMKNLGRRDSSDDWEIAEGQITLGQRIGSGSFGTVYKGKWHGDVAVKMLNVTAPTPQQLQAFKNEVGVLRKTRHVNILLFMGYTTKPQLAIVTQWCEGSSLYHHLHIIETKFEMIKLIDIARQTAQGMDYLHAKSIIHRDLKSNNIFLHEDLTVKIGDFGLATVKSRWSGSHQFEQLSGSILWMAPEVIRLQDKNPYSFQSDVYAFGIVLYELMSGVLPYSNINNRDQIIFMVGRGYLSPDLSKSRSNCPKAMKRLMADCLKKKREERPLFPQILASIELLARSLPKIHRSASEPSLNRAGFQTEDFSLYACASPKTPIQAGGYGEFSAFK from the exons ATGGCGGCGTTGAGCAGCGCCGAGTCCCCACCGCCCGTCTTCAACGGAGACGCCATGGATCGTGATCCCGAGCGGGAGAGGGGACTGGACGAACTGGGAGCGGGGCTCGAACCCATATGTTCCGGAGGGATCCCCGAGAGCCAACAGGACATTCCCGAGGAG ATCTGGAACATTAAACAGATGATCAAACTGACGCAGGAGCACCTAGAAGCCCTCTTGGACAAGTTTGGGGGTGAACATAATCCCCCATCCATATACCTGGAG gCTTATGAGGAGTACACCAGTAAGCTGGACGCTCTACAGCAGCGAGAGCAGCAACTGCTGGAGGCCATCGGCAACGGGACCGAAttctcctgccctccccccaccccggccctcggccccacccctgcccccacccccgtccccagCCTCCTCGAGGTGAATATCGGGGGGGCCGCAGGGTTCTCCTCGACCACCTCTACTTTGGCTGTGCTCCAGACCCCCACGGATGCTGCCCGCGGCAACCCCAAGTCGCCCCAGAAACCCATCGTCCGGGTCTTCCTGCCCAACAAGCAGAGGACAGTG GTCCCGGCTCGCTGTGGCATGACCGTGCGCGACTCCTTGAAGAAGGCCCTGATGATGAGGGGCCTGATCCCAGAATGCTGTGCGGTGTACAGGATACAGGACGG GGAGAAGAAGCCGATTGGCTGGGACACAGATATCTCCTGGCTCACAGGGGAGGAGCTACATGTAGAGGTTTTGGAAAATGTGCCACTGACCACGCATAACTTT GTGCGGAAGACGTTCTTCACCTTGGCCTTCTGCGACTTCTGCCGCAAGCTGCTGTTCCAGGGCTTCCGCTGCCAGACGTGCGGCTACAAGTTCCACCAGCGCTGCAGCACCGAGGTCCCGCTCATGTGCGTCAACTACGACCAGCTGGA cTTGTTGCTAGTGTCCAAGTTTTTCGAGCACCACCCCATCACGCAGGAGGAGGCGTGTTCGGAGGGCACCACGCCCATGTCCGAAGTGTGTCCGTCCCTGCCCCCTTCCGACTCCACCGG GTCCCTGTGCCACTCCCTGGCCTCCCCATCCAAGTCCATCCCCATCCCGCAGGGCTTCCGGCCGGGGGACGAGGACCACCGCAACCAGTTTGGCCAGCGGGACCGCTCGTCCTCCGCCCCCAACGTGCACATCAACACCATCGAGCCCGTCAACATCGAC GACTTGATTCGAGATCACGGTTTACAGAAATCAGATGGAG GCTCCACGACGGGCCTGTCGGCCacgccccccgcctccctgcccGGCTCGCTGACGAGCGTGAAGAGCGCCCAGAAGTCGCCCAGCCAGCCGCGCGAACGcaagtcctcctcctcctcctcctcctccgaggACCGCAATAAAATG AAGAACCTGGGCCGGCGGGACTCGAGCGATGACTGGGAGATCGCGGAGGGCCAGATCACCCTGGGCCAGAGGATAGGCTCCGGATCCTTCGGGACCGTCTATAAGGGGAAGTGGCACG gagaCGTGGCTGTGAAGATGCTGAACGTCACGGCCCCCACCCCTCAGCAGCTGCAGGCCTTCAAGAACGAAGTGGGGGTTCTGAG aaaGACGCGCCACGTGAACATCCTGCTCTTCATGGGCTACACCACCAAGCCGCAGCTGGCCATCGTCACGCAGTGGTGCGAGGGCTCCAGCCTCTACCACCACCTGCACATCATCGAGACCAAGTTCGAGATGATCAAGCTCATCGACATCGCCCGGCAAACCGCGCAGGGCATGGA CTATTTACATGCCAAGTCCATCATTCACAGAGACCTGAAGAGCAACA ATATATTCCTGCATGAGGACCTCACGGTGAAGATTGGGGATTTTGGCCTGGCCACAGTGAAGTCCCGCTGGAGCGGGTCGCACCAGTTCGAGCAGCTGTCTGGGTCCATCCTGTGGATG GCCCCGGAAGTGATCCGCCTGCAGGATAAAAACCCGTACAGCTTCCAGTCCGACGTCTACGCCTTCGGCATCGTGCTGTACGAGCTCATGAGCGGGGTTCTGCCGTACTCCAACATCAACAACCGAGACCAG ATCATCTTCATGGTGGGGCGGGGCTACCTGTCGCCGGACCTGAGCAAGTCGCGCAGTAACTGCCCCAAGGCCATGAAGAGGCTGATGGCCGACTGCctgaagaagaagagggaggagcGGCCCCTCTTCCCCCAG ATCCTGGCCTCCATAGAGCTGCTGGCGCGCTCCCTACCCAAAATCCACCGCAGCGCCTCCGAGCCCTCCCTAAACCGGGCGGGGTTCCAGACCGAGGACTTCAGCCTGTACGCCTGCGCCTCCCCCAAGACCCCCATCCAAGCGGGGGGGTACG GGGAATTCTCAGCTTTTAAGTAA